The genomic DNA ATCTTTAATTCGACCATGCCAGCAGATACATCAGCCTGGACTACTCGGCCATATTCGTGTGCCTCAACCCCTAAGCTGGGATAGGTTTTCTGGAACTTCACCATGTCACCAGCCTGATATTGGCCTGCATCACGACTTTGCGCCTTGGTGAAACTCTTTTGGACAAGCACCTCGGCATTGATTTTCTGGCCCCGAATTGTTCCCTCTTCTTTTAGCCCAGTTCGGATCAGCTGGTTGAGCTCTGCTCGATCTGCCCTCGTCCCGGTAAGTACAAGCGTACGCCCTCGTCCTTCCTCACCACGGGCAATATATTCACTCGCCACAGCTCCGAGCCTTTCCGCTCTATCCGCTAGTTCGACAACACGCCCGTTCTCTTCTAACCGTTCAAGAGCAACGCGGACCTGCCCTTCAGCTGCTAACTGCACCGTCTCTCTCAGATCCGAATTTGTCTGGCGAACAATGTCGCGCATCTCTACCGTGCTCATCCCCCGATCCACTAAAGTCGCATGAAACTGGCCCGCCTCAATTGAACTCAGCTGGGCACGATCGCCAACTAGGACCAATCTTGCCCCTTCATCCTGCACCTTCTGAATAAGATCCAACCCCTGACGCATGCCAATCAATGAGCTCTCATCAGCTATATAAATTGTTTTCTCATTTTCTGCGGATCGACCATGCCCCTCAGCGAGAAAACTCGCAACAGTCCGACTCTGAATGCCGGCTTCCTCCGCTAACGTATTCGCCGCCGATGCTGTGACTGCCAGCCCTCGGATAGTGATGCCGCGCTCGCCTGCCAGATCATGAATCTCCCGCATCACCGTTGTCTTACCAACACCAGCAAATCCTTCAATGCCAAGGATCTGATCGCGGCTCGTCATCACATGCACAACGGCATCCTGCTGTCCGGGCGTGAGGCTAGACCAGCGAGATACCGCCAATACCTCACCTTCCTTCAGGATCGGCTCTGAAACACCTTTCCCATTTTCCATGCGAGCGAGCACCTCATACTCTCGCTGAAGCGCTTCCAGAGTTGTGTACTGACTCTTTCCTACAAGGACCAACTCCCCCGTCTTCTCGAGCTCAGAGATGGCCTCCCGGACATACAGGAATGAGGTCTTCCCTACTTCCTGCTCTAAGGCATGCCGGATGATGTCCTTCCCTTCAATCACGGTTTGCCGTTCAGTCAGATGCTCAATGGCCCATTCACTCCCCTGCCTAGCTGACTCTCTCAACTCTACCGGTGAGAGCTCAACCGAGCCCGTACGCTCCACAGCCGTTAGCACCATACGCTCAAGGTCCAATCCATGAGCCTGCGCACGCTCCTGCCACTCCTGGGAGAGCTCCCTGTAGTCAACAACAGACTTTGCTTGCCGGGTCAGTAACGTCACACGTTCGGCGTCTTGCGGTCCGGAAAGACCACGTTCCTCCATTACCTGCTCGATCACCTGCCGGCGTTGACTGAACTCCTTGATCACCTCCTGGGAAACCCCGCGCACCTCCCACCTGCCATCGCTATGTGTGCGCTCAACTTCGTACCCGAGCTGCCTGGTCATCAACGCGAGCTCCGCATTCTGAATCGCCGATATGGTAGACCTGTGTTGGAATAGAAGGTCATTTGATAGGGCAACGATCTTGCCGTCCTGCCGCTGAGTCAGCCCAAACACCACCACATGTTCATGTGTGTGCGGATCATTCGCACGAGAAGTGTGATGCATCGCCCTGCCAATGAGCAGATTTCCCGTCGCTTCCTTGCTCACTTCTCCATCTTCCGTGATTCGAGCAGCAGCCGTGTATTCCTCCATGTACCGAATCGCAGGCGCTATAGAATCACTGAGAGCACCGTCTAGTCGTTTATCCCCTCCAACCTCATCGATAATTGAGAACGACTTGGGGGCTGAGTAGGTGAGGTCAATCCCACTACGGTGAGTCCCATCCGGCCCTCTGGCGATCCGTTGACCGTCAGGGAGTTGGCCATCGAATAGCTCGTAGAGCTGCTCATAATCAGTCGGCCCTTCGATATCCAGACGCTGGGCGAGCTTCCCGGACAATTCGAATGGTCCGTCCTGTTGCTGAGAGGGTTCTGAGTAATAACTAACCCGCTCGTCTCGAGCATGATAAGTGGCAGCGGCTTTGGCATTTTTGAGCAGCGTCATACTCATCATGCTGCACCTTCCTTTGGCAGGTTTCGATCCGGCATGAGCTCTTGCGCAAGGCCCGCGATCCCTCCCCCTTCACCTTTGATGCCACCCGAGCCAACAGGTTGCTCGTTCCAGGCAGCGGGAGGAAACACAAGATCAGGACGGAAGTTGTAGAGAGATTGATTACGATCTGTTCCTGGCCACACCTTTGCCAATTGCACCTGTGTGACAGGATGGTCCGCCATTTTGAGCAGACACGAGAACCGGGGCAGGTTCATGAGCTCACTCGCGAGAATGAGTGGCTCAATTCGGCTCACACGAGACAACCCTGTCGAGTCCCGCATGGCATGCGTTCCCATTGTCATAGTCGTGTTGGAGTCCTCGACCTGAGTCTTGCCTACCAAACGCTCAAGGTACTCAGCACTTGCCACTGATCCAGCCCTGAACAGAACCTTCGTTGCGCAACTCGCTATAAGGCGATCTCGATCATCTTGCTGGTACGCACTGAGCGAATTGATGCCTTGGATGGTCAGCCACACACTCGCGCCCTTCGACCTGCCTCGCTCGGTCAGGTCGATCAGACTCGAAAGGTACCCAAGCGACCCGGCCTCATCGAGCATGAAAAAGATCCGTCTATTTGGATTATCCGGCATTTCCAGGAGATGCATAGCGATGAAATCCACCGCCAGGGCCAGGAGAGGCGACAGCTGGGTTCGAACAGATGGTGGGTTGATGATCCAAATCCACCCGCTCCCTTGCTGCACCCACTCCCGGAATGAAAAGGCGCCGTCGGTTTGCCAACCTAAAGCCATGGCATATCTGGTCAGCGAAGCCAGGATACTTTTCGTCATGCCCCGATCTTCACCTCGCAGATGCCGCGCGGCATCAGCCGCCAGATCATGGGACTCGAGCAGGTCAGCGAGTTGATCGGGAGGTAGTCGCAGGGCTGCGATCAGATCTCTATTGGACGCCTTCCCCTGCATGCGCAACACGACCATCGTGGCATACAAGACTTGGCGTGCGGCAGCATTAAAGAATGTGTCCGTCCCCTTGCTGGCATCGTCTGGAATAAGACTCTGGCTTGCACTTATGGCATGCGTGATGGTGGGAATATCGTTGGCGAGGGTCCACGCGACACCAGCGCCCAAAGCCGGGCATAATACAACATCGCCCGGCCGCCACCATTTCACGGCAAGATCGAGCTTACTATCATGCACCACGGCACGTTCCCTCCTTCCCCTGATGCGTTCGAGCAGCTGGTGCACGAGCGTTGTCTTCCCGACACCTGGAGCGCCAATAACGACTCCGTGCTCTGACTCACGGCTCCGAGGGATAGAAATGGGCCCAATGGCCAAGTCTCCGTCACCCTCTTTTAGCGCAAGTGTCACCTTGAGCTTCCAAGGTGAAACACGTCGACTCCCACGACGCCAGGTTGTGGCCGTCATAGAGCTCGCTCGATACCGGTAAAATACAAATGCTGGGATCATCAATGCATACACCCATGATCCATCCTCCACACACTCGATCACCTGATCAGTTGTCTCCGTGAGCCACGCTCCAAGCCATTCCTTGAGCTTACGCGCGTCATACATCGCTCGCTCTTTCCCAGGAAGTTGCGCTGACACAACCAAGCCAGGGACAGGCAATCCACCAATGAACCAAGCCCATGCGTACACCGGCAGATATGAGAATGCTTCGGTGTGCACCTGACGTGCTTGAATCAGAAACCACGTGGTTGGCAGGTGAAAGAAGAGTCCCGTCATGGTGATCGTCATGACGACCATGCGGATCCACATACGCACTTTCGCACCCAGGCTATCAAATGCTTCACTTGCAGTGATGTTCATGATCCCACCTCTCGCTCCGCTACGATGCGTGCGGCTTTTGCTGCATTCGAATCACGAGCCTCAACCAGCTGCTTAATAAGATTTCTGGTTTCGTACAGCACGACTCTGTCCCTGCGATCCGACACGCTCGCCTGCATGGGTTCAAACAGCAGCCCGCGCTCAATGAGCAAACATAAGAAACTATTCGCAGATATGCCTCGCTGCCCAGCACGCTGACGCATCAAAGCATCTAATTTATGTTCGATAGAAATGCGGTATCGTCCCATCGTCATTCTCCTTCCTTGGCCGGGGATGCTGACCATCTAAAACCCTGGCAGTTATTGGGCTTCTAGCTCGCGCTGGCCTTGGCTCCTGCTCCTAGACTCAGGCCATCGTGGCCACGGCCACGCCCTGCGAGAGACTGAGCCGAAAGCCATTGCCTTCGGCCCAGATCCCGTCATGTCTTAGTGGCCAGCATCCCTCCGTTTACAAGCCCGTAAGGGCCTGTGTAGTGTGTGTATGCAAAAACGCTCTTTATCTATCTGTTAAGGGCGAAGAGCGCGTCACTACTCGATCCGCTCCTCTGATGCCTTATTACCCCGCGGACCAACCGATTTTTGGGTCAGCGCACGCGAGAGAATTCGCGAAGCCAGCTCGTTCCGAGAAATCCGGTCAGGCCCGCCGACTTCACGATGAAGTTGGTCCAATGCCGCCGCCTCCACCCCTCGAAGCAAGAACGTGCCACGAACGAATTTCTCACTCGATTTGTCTGACAACTGCTGCTTGATAACCTCCGCAAGTGCCCTTTTCATGTGATATGCCTTTCCGGAGCCCCACCCACTCGGGCAGGGCCCTTTTAGAATTCGAATTACCCTATGCAGTGACACTGTCCCAGACCTTGTTTTCACCACCATGTGGCGGAAGACTCCTCAGTTCCTCGGAAAGGAGGTCCACACTTCCGTTATGCCGCATGGGATGTCGGGCCCTGCCCATCGAGGTCGAGAAACTTGCGGACATCCGTGACCCGGTAGCGGATGGACCGCTTGTTCAGTTTCTGATATCGGAGAGACCCTCCGCGCAGACGCCAGGCCTGAAGAGTCCGAGTAGACAGACCGAGGTACTGTGCAACTTCCTTTTCGCTGAGCAACTGACTCTCCGGCAGCTTCGACAAGTCAGCCCCGGATTTGGTGCTCTGCAAATCCTCAAGAACCTTCTTCAAGATCATTTCAAGTCGTGCATAGAACTCTTCTGGATTCGAATACAACGGTGCCATAGCTCCTCCTTAAGCAGTCCTAGCGGACGGCTTTACGTTGTGATTAACGGAGTTATTGGAGAAACGCGACGAGTTAGAGGAGCTGAGGCGGCGGTCTAAGTGTGTGGTCAGATGTTAGAATGAAGAGCCGCAGCGAGGTATGTTCCTCGAAGGCTCGAACAGTGCGGTGATTCGTGGGGACAAGTAGGAAGCGATGAAGCGAAAGTAGATGAGAGAGCAGCAAACTAGCACGATCAAGCAAGCGCGCGAATGAAAAAAGAAGCGATTTGATCAGGTCTTCAACTGCGAAAGGATCTATCCGGTAGTGAGATCCCACATGATGAGACACTCTCTCATAGTCAGGAGTATTTGAACATGACAAGACTTTCCGGGCTACACGAGGGAAAGCGAATGCTGCTCCATACCCGATGATCAAAAAGCTGAGGAGTATAGCGGCATGTTCTAGTGGAGCCTTACAGGCATACCAAGCAACAAAGAGTGCGGACAAAAACAAATAACCAAGAACTGTACCACTGATCCGAAAGCTCTCCTTTTCAATTCTCGCACGTTTTCTTGGTCGACGAAAAGTCATGGTTCTACAAATAACGATGTTGCGCGACTTTTTCAAGACCCTGGTGGGCTCATAAATGCTTCTTCGCAAGAAAAGACGAGAATCGTAGAAATGTACTAAGGATAGGAGCGTCTGGGCATGAGATGAATCAGGACGCCACACAGATCAGTGGCTTGGCTGGGCCAATCAGTATACCGGCCATCCCGATCTATTTGTAAGCGGGTAAAAAAAGTAGTTCCACTCCAACGGTGGGATGTTTTCTCGCGAGGAAAGGGGTATTCTTCGGCGGGAGATTTGTACTTCCGAAGAGTGAGCCTTGCGCATTTCTGATACAGACGGAGTCTAGAATCTGTGGATGAACAGTTTGAAATCGCAGCCCCAGACCCATCGGCGCTAATCGAGGCCTTTAGAGGTCTCGGCTATAGCCTGTCGACTGCGATTGCAGACCTCATCGACAACAGCATCACGGCAAAAGCACGCACGATCGAGATCACCTTCCACTGGGCAGGGAAGGATTCACATATCTGCATTCTCGATGACGGGCACGGAATGTCAGAAAAAGTTCTCTTCGAAGCTATGCGCCCAGGCAGCAAGAGCCCCCTGGATACTCGTGCATCACACGATCTCGGGAGATTCGGGCTGGGACTCAAAACGGCTTCGTTTTCACAGTGTCGCGAGTTGTGTGTGGCATCCAAGGCTAAATGCGGTTCCCTGAGCTCCTATACGTGGAATCTCGATTATGTGTGCAAGCATAAAGAATGGAGACTTCTAAAGAGTCATACATCTTCTAGTAAGGTATACCTCGACCTACTTTCAAATCGACTGTCAGGGACTGCCGTAGTATGGAGTGCACTTGACCGGGTTGTTGGAGATACTTCTTCACAGGATACTGCAGCCCATTCCCGTTTCAACGACGCCATCGACCATGTCCGCCAGCATTTAGCCCTGACGTTTCACCGATTCCTGGAAGACCGTTCCCTGAAAATTTCCCTCAATAGTCAAGAAGTTGTGCCATGGAATCCGTTCATGGAAAGACACGACGCCACGTATTGTTCGCCGGAACAAGAGATTCCCATCGGCAGATCCTCAGTAAAGTTCAAGGGCTTTGTCCTGCCTCATAAAGACAAGATGAGCAAGCAGGAGTGGGAGGATAATGGCGGTCCAAGAGGATGGACTGGACATCAGGGGTTTTACGTTTACCGAAATAAGAGGCTCCTATTACAGGGGGACTGGCTGCGTCTGGGTCGACCAAATCCATGGACCAGAGAAGAGCAGTACAAGCTTGCAAGAATCCGCCTCGATATTAATAACGGTACTGACGGGGAATGGCACCTGGATGTAAAGAAATCAACTGCGAAACCTCCGGCAATTATTCGTGACACATTGACTGATCTGGCAGCAAGAATCAGAAGCGAAGCGAGGAAAGTTTATGTTCATCGTGGCCAGTACGGGCCTCGTCCTGGTTCAGCTGTCCAATTGGAACGTCCGTGGGTTTCTCGCCTTCGAAACGGAAACCGCGTGTATTCTATTAACCGTGAGAATCCATTGGTTGCCGGAGTGATCCAGCTATGCGGAACAGCAAAATCAGATGTTGAAACGCTACTTCGATATCTTGAGGAGACAGTTCCCGTACAGCAGATATGGCTCGACACCGCAGAGCAGGTTCAGGATCAGGCTGTTCCCTATGAAGGCGTCGATTACGCCGTCCTTCGGGCCGACATGCGCCGGATATTTGACATGCTGGTTAGTAGCGGTGCTAATCCTGAAACCACGCGCCAGAGGATTCGGGCAATGGAACCATTCAACCGTTATCCCGACCTGATCAAGGAACTTTGACCTCTTATGGATGATGAAAGTAAATTCAAGACCGCGCTGGGCATGTGTCAGATGTATCTTCGTCCACCAGCATCCGGCAGCTCAACCTTTCATACTCCTCTCGCAATCCAGCAGGCCGTCGAAGCAATTACCACCATGTCTATTTTTTCAGGGGTCGATGGAGCGCGTCTATCCGCTGAACTGGAAATGCGTCTCACGGTATACGCTCCGTTCCACCGGACTCTGGGCATGGATACCAATCATATGGCGTGGCTGCCGTCTAAACGTGGTCAGATTGAATGGCGATATTGGGATCGATACAGGCTATAT from Candidatus Nitrospira nitrificans includes the following:
- the mobF gene encoding MobF family relaxase, which gives rise to MMSMTLLKNAKAAATYHARDERVSYYSEPSQQQDGPFELSGKLAQRLDIEGPTDYEQLYELFDGQLPDGQRIARGPDGTHRSGIDLTYSAPKSFSIIDEVGGDKRLDGALSDSIAPAIRYMEEYTAAARITEDGEVSKEATGNLLIGRAMHHTSRANDPHTHEHVVVFGLTQRQDGKIVALSNDLLFQHRSTISAIQNAELALMTRQLGYEVERTHSDGRWEVRGVSQEVIKEFSQRRQVIEQVMEERGLSGPQDAERVTLLTRQAKSVVDYRELSQEWQERAQAHGLDLERMVLTAVERTGSVELSPVELRESARQGSEWAIEHLTERQTVIEGKDIIRHALEQEVGKTSFLYVREAISELEKTGELVLVGKSQYTTLEALQREYEVLARMENGKGVSEPILKEGEVLAVSRWSSLTPGQQDAVVHVMTSRDQILGIEGFAGVGKTTVMREIHDLAGERGITIRGLAVTASAANTLAEEAGIQSRTVASFLAEGHGRSAENEKTIYIADESSLIGMRQGLDLIQKVQDEGARLVLVGDRAQLSSIEAGQFHATLVDRGMSTVEMRDIVRQTNSDLRETVQLAAEGQVRVALERLEENGRVVELADRAERLGAVASEYIARGEEGRGRTLVLTGTRADRAELNQLIRTGLKEEGTIRGQKINAEVLVQKSFTKAQSRDAGQYQAGDMVKFQKTYPSLGVEAHEYGRVVQADVSAGMVELKMESGGRVVQWQPDRVAKVEVYSLEGREIQEGDQIRWTRNLSDLGRRNGESAQVLSVDPDSRTAIISIQGEEQTLDLRTGTHWDHSYATTVHSAQGKTAEHVIYHVTAESAVTSAEAFYVSVSRARESAMIFTDDREGLRDAVQQTKGHESAMEAVEPAAGKWRTTGHER
- a CDS encoding type IV secretion system DNA-binding domain-containing protein, whose translation is MNITASEAFDSLGAKVRMWIRMVVMTITMTGLFFHLPTTWFLIQARQVHTEAFSYLPVYAWAWFIGGLPVPGLVVSAQLPGKERAMYDARKLKEWLGAWLTETTDQVIECVEDGSWVYALMIPAFVFYRYRASSMTATTWRRGSRRVSPWKLKVTLALKEGDGDLAIGPISIPRSRESEHGVVIGAPGVGKTTLVHQLLERIRGRRERAVVHDSKLDLAVKWWRPGDVVLCPALGAGVAWTLANDIPTITHAISASQSLIPDDASKGTDTFFNAAARQVLYATMVVLRMQGKASNRDLIAALRLPPDQLADLLESHDLAADAARHLRGEDRGMTKSILASLTRYAMALGWQTDGAFSFREWVQQGSGWIWIINPPSVRTQLSPLLALAVDFIAMHLLEMPDNPNRRIFFMLDEAGSLGYLSSLIDLTERGRSKGASVWLTIQGINSLSAYQQDDRDRLIASCATKVLFRAGSVASAEYLERLVGKTQVEDSNTTMTMGTHAMRDSTGLSRVSRIEPLILASELMNLPRFSCLLKMADHPVTQVQLAKVWPGTDRNQSLYNFRPDLVFPPAAWNEQPVGSGGIKGEGGGIAGLAQELMPDRNLPKEGAA
- a CDS encoding helix-turn-helix transcriptional regulator — protein: MAPLYSNPEEFYARLEMILKKVLEDLQSTKSGADLSKLPESQLLSEKEVAQYLGLSTRTLQAWRLRGGSLRYQKLNKRSIRYRVTDVRKFLDLDGQGPTSHAA
- a CDS encoding ATP-binding protein, whose translation is MDEQFEIAAPDPSALIEAFRGLGYSLSTAIADLIDNSITAKARTIEITFHWAGKDSHICILDDGHGMSEKVLFEAMRPGSKSPLDTRASHDLGRFGLGLKTASFSQCRELCVASKAKCGSLSSYTWNLDYVCKHKEWRLLKSHTSSSKVYLDLLSNRLSGTAVVWSALDRVVGDTSSQDTAAHSRFNDAIDHVRQHLALTFHRFLEDRSLKISLNSQEVVPWNPFMERHDATYCSPEQEIPIGRSSVKFKGFVLPHKDKMSKQEWEDNGGPRGWTGHQGFYVYRNKRLLLQGDWLRLGRPNPWTREEQYKLARIRLDINNGTDGEWHLDVKKSTAKPPAIIRDTLTDLAARIRSEARKVYVHRGQYGPRPGSAVQLERPWVSRLRNGNRVYSINRENPLVAGVIQLCGTAKSDVETLLRYLEETVPVQQIWLDTAEQVQDQAVPYEGVDYAVLRADMRRIFDMLVSSGANPETTRQRIRAMEPFNRYPDLIKEL